One window from the genome of Pseudoalteromonas sp. '520P1 No. 423' encodes:
- the rdgC gene encoding recombination-associated protein RdgC, whose translation MWFSNLICYKFKQDISYQQEEFEKALEQDIFRPCGSQDLSTFGWTKALGKHGKMLSHFSQKSILVCAKREEKVLPAAVVNELVAEKVEQIEAEENRPVKKKEKDEIKENLLHSLLPQAFKKSSLQFAFIDLEKGWLVVNSGSFNKAEELLALLRKSIGSLPVVPAFVNFDLGLFLTDWLSKMAPPAGFEIGLDADLQEPDENGAQVKLKQHDLSSDEVQNHLENGKQVTKLALDWNERIKFMLVEDGSIKRISYSEVLKDENADIPKEDMLVKLDADFMLASEELKLMLEDLLSSLGDAEEE comes from the coding sequence ATGTGGTTTAGTAACCTGATTTGTTACAAATTTAAGCAAGACATTTCATACCAACAAGAAGAATTCGAAAAAGCATTAGAGCAAGATATTTTTCGCCCATGTGGCAGCCAAGATTTAAGTACTTTTGGTTGGACTAAAGCACTTGGTAAGCATGGTAAAATGCTGTCTCACTTCTCACAAAAATCTATCTTAGTATGTGCAAAGCGTGAAGAAAAAGTGCTACCAGCAGCGGTTGTAAATGAGCTAGTTGCAGAAAAAGTAGAGCAAATAGAAGCTGAAGAAAACCGTCCTGTTAAGAAAAAAGAAAAAGACGAAATTAAAGAAAACTTATTACATAGTTTACTACCTCAAGCATTTAAAAAGTCTAGCCTACAATTTGCATTTATTGACTTAGAAAAAGGCTGGTTAGTTGTAAACTCAGGTAGTTTTAATAAAGCTGAAGAATTACTTGCGTTATTACGTAAATCTATAGGTAGTCTTCCTGTTGTTCCTGCATTTGTGAATTTCGATTTAGGTTTATTTTTAACTGATTGGTTAAGCAAAATGGCACCACCAGCAGGCTTTGAAATTGGCTTAGACGCAGATTTACAAGAACCTGATGAAAATGGTGCTCAAGTTAAATTAAAACAGCATGACTTATCATCTGATGAAGTTCAAAATCACCTTGAGAATGGCAAGCAAGTAACTAAACTCGCTTTAGATTGGAATGAACGCATCAAATTTATGTTAGTTGAAGACGGCAGCATTAAACGTATTAGTTACTCTGAAGTATTAAAAGACGAAAATGCCGATATTCCAAAAGAGGATATGCTGGTAAAACTTGACGCTGACTTTATGCTAGCAAGTGAAGAATTAAAGTTAATGCTTGAAGATCTATTATCTAGTTTAGGCGACGCTGAAGAAGAATAG
- the thrA gene encoding bifunctional aspartate kinase/homoserine dehydrogenase I has product MRVLKFGGSSLANYECLTKVASLVKSQLKSETLLVLSAPGGMTDSLVELAELAQNSKLFEEQWAALVERSHGLKHQVEQAGFEILNWPDFSQLQQKLSGVALLGLCPDAVKAYVISFGERISVALMQALLVEFKPTYLDATQCISSQGGYLDAVASVSASKGGFKQQMSQAPSKVYIMPGFTASNDKGELTTLGRNGSDYSAAIAAASVEAEVCQIWTDVDGVYSADPRFITKAVKIDNLSYKEAMELSYFGAKVLHPKTILPCAKASVPCEIKNTHNPDSSGSLISDVAGDDKTVKALSSLEDLAMLTVSGPGMKGKVGMASRVFDALAKDDVSIVLITQSSCEFSISFCVHEEDLQLALNALEQALELESKASLIEPIQVRKDLAIVTLVGDNMKAHKGLAAKFFGSLSQAQVNIVAIAQDSTESAISAVIDGELCNDAVKVCHENFFTHIPSIDVFLLGCGLVGAELVKQLEKQQAWLEKRNIKLNLYGVANSRKLLLDKEGVSFTNWQGQLADSEQSFDIATLEKFVKQNHLINPVIVDCSSSSVLAEQYLSYFEAGFHVVAANKKANTSSQAYYHELTASSLKNNRKFLYETNVGAGLPVLDNLQLLFGAGDELISFSGILSGSLSYMFGLLEDGLTLSQATQKAKDSGFTEPDPRDDLSGTDVARKLLIVARESGLELELSDIEVESVLPAGFCEECSVEEFMTELPKLDGQFNDKVKAAASEGKVLRYVGTIKDGHCKVGIEAVTAEHALNDIRDGENALAILSQYYQPKPFVIRGYGAGAEVTAAGVFADILKTLSR; this is encoded by the coding sequence ATGAGAGTATTAAAATTTGGTGGGTCATCTCTAGCCAATTATGAATGTTTAACCAAAGTGGCAAGTTTGGTTAAATCACAGCTTAAATCAGAGACGTTATTGGTATTATCTGCGCCAGGTGGTATGACAGATAGTTTAGTAGAGTTAGCTGAACTTGCTCAAAACAGTAAATTATTTGAAGAGCAATGGGCTGCACTTGTTGAGCGAAGTCATGGACTAAAACACCAAGTAGAACAAGCTGGTTTTGAAATATTAAATTGGCCTGATTTCTCACAATTACAGCAAAAATTATCAGGTGTTGCGTTATTAGGTTTATGCCCTGATGCTGTAAAAGCCTATGTAATAAGCTTTGGTGAGCGTATTAGCGTTGCCTTAATGCAAGCTTTATTAGTTGAGTTTAAACCAACTTATTTAGATGCAACACAGTGTATCTCATCTCAAGGTGGTTATTTAGATGCTGTAGCAAGTGTGTCAGCATCTAAAGGTGGCTTTAAACAGCAAATGTCTCAAGCACCAAGCAAGGTATATATCATGCCTGGGTTTACAGCTAGCAATGATAAAGGCGAACTAACAACACTTGGCCGTAATGGTTCAGATTATTCAGCAGCAATTGCTGCAGCAAGTGTAGAGGCTGAAGTTTGTCAAATATGGACAGATGTGGATGGTGTTTACAGTGCTGATCCAAGATTTATTACTAAAGCAGTAAAAATAGATAACCTTTCATATAAAGAAGCAATGGAATTATCTTATTTTGGTGCCAAAGTACTTCACCCGAAAACGATTCTTCCATGCGCTAAAGCGTCTGTTCCTTGTGAAATTAAAAATACCCATAATCCAGATTCATCAGGCTCTTTGATCAGTGATGTGGCAGGTGATGATAAAACGGTTAAAGCATTATCAAGCTTAGAAGATTTAGCGATGCTAACTGTTTCAGGCCCTGGTATGAAAGGCAAAGTAGGCATGGCATCGCGTGTATTTGATGCCTTAGCAAAAGATGATGTATCAATTGTACTTATCACACAATCATCTTGCGAATTCAGTATTAGTTTCTGTGTTCATGAAGAAGATTTACAGTTGGCTTTAAATGCATTAGAACAAGCATTAGAACTAGAATCAAAAGCCTCATTAATTGAACCTATTCAAGTCAGAAAAGATTTAGCAATTGTGACGCTTGTTGGTGACAACATGAAAGCCCATAAAGGTTTGGCTGCTAAATTCTTTGGCTCACTTTCTCAAGCACAAGTAAATATCGTAGCGATTGCACAAGACTCTACAGAAAGTGCCATTTCAGCTGTGATTGATGGCGAATTATGCAATGACGCAGTTAAAGTATGTCACGAAAACTTTTTCACTCATATACCTTCAATTGACGTATTTCTATTAGGTTGTGGTTTAGTAGGTGCAGAGCTAGTTAAGCAATTAGAAAAACAACAAGCTTGGTTAGAAAAGAGAAATATTAAACTTAACCTTTATGGCGTAGCAAACTCTAGAAAGTTACTACTAGATAAAGAAGGTGTTAGCTTTACTAATTGGCAAGGGCAGTTGGCTGACTCTGAACAGTCTTTTGATATCGCAACATTAGAAAAGTTTGTTAAGCAAAATCATTTGATCAACCCTGTAATTGTAGATTGTAGCTCTTCATCAGTATTAGCAGAACAATATTTATCTTACTTTGAGGCTGGCTTCCATGTGGTTGCTGCTAATAAAAAAGCAAATACAAGTTCTCAAGCTTATTACCACGAGTTAACAGCATCAAGTTTGAAGAATAATCGTAAATTCTTGTATGAAACAAACGTTGGTGCAGGTCTGCCTGTATTAGATAACTTACAATTATTGTTTGGCGCAGGTGATGAATTAATTAGCTTTAGCGGCATACTTTCGGGTTCATTATCTTACATGTTTGGTTTGTTGGAAGATGGTTTAACACTTTCACAAGCAACTCAAAAAGCAAAAGACAGTGGCTTTACTGAACCTGATCCACGAGATGATTTATCGGGTACTGATGTGGCACGTAAGCTATTAATTGTAGCTCGTGAATCAGGGTTAGAGCTTGAGTTATCTGATATTGAAGTAGAATCAGTTCTACCTGCAGGTTTTTGTGAAGAGTGCTCTGTAGAAGAGTTTATGACAGAGTTGCCAAAACTAGATGGGCAATTTAACGATAAAGTTAAAGCTGCGGCATCTGAAGGTAAAGTTTTACGCTATGTTGGTACAATTAAAGATGGTCACTGTAAAGTCGGCATTGAAGCTGTAACAGCTGAACATGCACTAAACGATATCCGTGATGGCGAAAATGCATTAGCAATTTTAAGCCAATACTACCAACCAAAACCATTTGTTATCCGTGGTTATGGTGCAGGTGCTGAAGTAACTGCAGCAGGTGTATTTGCTGATATATTAAAAACGCTATCACGTTAG
- a CDS encoding response regulator, which translates to MIFPVLVCDDSMVARKQVIRILKDNYIFNFMQASNGQEALDILRNQEIGLLCLDLTMPIIDGVCVLEMIKAEKIECFTVVISADIQPEMKHRVKALGALNFIEKPVNKEELISTLHKFGIH; encoded by the coding sequence ATGATATTTCCAGTTCTAGTATGTGATGATTCTATGGTCGCCCGAAAGCAGGTGATCCGTATTCTCAAAGACAATTATATTTTCAACTTTATGCAAGCAAGTAATGGACAAGAAGCTTTGGACATTTTACGTAATCAAGAAATTGGTTTGTTATGCTTAGACTTGACTATGCCTATTATTGACGGTGTCTGCGTGCTTGAAATGATTAAAGCTGAAAAAATAGAATGTTTTACAGTCGTGATTTCCGCAGACATTCAGCCTGAAATGAAACACAGAGTAAAAGCGCTCGGTGCTTTAAATTTCATTGAAAAACCAGTTAATAAAGAAGAGTTAATTTCAACTTTGCATAAATTTGGTATCCATTAA
- a CDS encoding HAMP domain-containing sensor histidine kinase gives MLQKSLSKKLLTNVLSVYFLLTFIVTCGQVFAEYYNAKDFIRDELTTLQKTFSGSLTRAIWELNTQQTVTIAEGLLAIPSIEGIIVRDDSGEVISQLGRTLDIVELYSEQLVQHSSLIEDAPSGLFGYTFPLIFEFSGRATQVGDVTLFSSREVVLSRIMISIYFLIGNAFIKTTFLIILFLLAFRRLLTEPLTDLTQQIEDLELDDLEGRKLEIHTREHNELKIMELSFNNMIDKITDYKAQLESTQKKLLESNEKLDQQNLVLEQEVARKTSTLSQAMMDLQQQKYELEKQKITLTEEIELRKDTEQELRANHTELQRYIDELNQAQERLVSSEKMAALGGLVAGITHDINTPVGIGVTATSFLHERLIQIETAYKDKTLSPKALENFINDAMQSTGLLTTNLQRASELVASFKQIAVDQASEAVRTINIKDYLKEIIRSLHPKLKTTQHKINLDCSEDLILNLPAGAISQIFTNLIMNSIIHGLEGVTLGEINITITEDNDLVNIKFKDNGKGVESSQLSKLFDPFFTTKRDQGGSGLGTHIVFNLVKQTLSGDIEVSSNLGEGLTYDISFPKNMPTPMSIFTE, from the coding sequence ATGTTACAAAAAAGCCTTTCAAAAAAACTATTAACAAACGTATTGTCAGTATATTTTCTACTGACATTCATAGTAACATGTGGCCAAGTTTTTGCTGAATATTATAATGCAAAGGACTTTATCCGCGATGAATTAACAACCCTGCAAAAAACATTTTCTGGCAGTTTAACCCGTGCTATTTGGGAGTTAAATACACAACAGACAGTGACAATCGCAGAAGGCTTATTAGCAATACCTTCTATTGAAGGCATAATCGTCAGAGATGATAGCGGTGAAGTGATATCTCAGTTAGGACGTACTTTAGATATTGTAGAGCTATACAGTGAGCAATTGGTTCAACATTCATCACTTATTGAAGATGCGCCATCTGGCCTATTTGGTTACACCTTTCCACTTATTTTTGAGTTTTCTGGTCGTGCAACACAAGTCGGCGATGTGACTTTATTCTCAAGTCGAGAAGTTGTTTTAAGCCGTATCATGATATCAATATACTTTTTGATTGGAAATGCTTTTATAAAAACCACCTTTCTTATTATTTTATTTTTATTAGCCTTTAGACGTTTATTAACTGAGCCTTTAACAGATTTAACACAACAAATTGAAGACTTAGAATTAGATGATTTAGAAGGCCGAAAGCTTGAGATTCATACCAGAGAGCATAACGAACTTAAAATAATGGAACTGTCATTTAACAATATGATAGATAAAATTACAGACTATAAAGCTCAGTTAGAATCCACTCAAAAAAAATTATTAGAAAGTAATGAAAAATTAGATCAACAAAACTTGGTATTAGAGCAAGAGGTGGCCAGAAAAACCTCCACATTAAGTCAAGCTATGATGGACTTACAGCAACAAAAATATGAATTAGAAAAACAAAAAATCACATTAACCGAAGAAATAGAGTTACGTAAAGATACAGAGCAAGAATTAAGGGCTAACCATACTGAATTACAACGTTATATTGATGAATTAAACCAAGCCCAAGAAAGATTGGTAAGCTCTGAAAAAATGGCTGCATTAGGCGGCTTAGTTGCTGGTATTACTCATGATATAAACACACCAGTTGGTATAGGTGTGACTGCGACCTCTTTTTTACATGAACGTTTAATTCAAATAGAAACAGCATATAAAGACAAAACTCTCTCACCTAAAGCCCTTGAAAATTTTATTAATGATGCAATGCAAAGTACCGGGCTACTGACAACAAACTTACAGCGTGCTTCTGAACTTGTTGCTAGTTTTAAACAAATCGCTGTAGATCAAGCTAGTGAAGCCGTAAGAACGATAAATATCAAAGACTATTTAAAAGAAATTATACGTTCATTGCATCCAAAACTTAAAACAACGCAACATAAAATAAATCTCGATTGTTCTGAGGATTTAATTTTAAACTTGCCTGCAGGTGCGATAAGCCAAATATTTACAAATCTAATAATGAATTCAATTATTCATGGATTAGAAGGTGTCACTTTAGGTGAAATTAATATAACCATTACCGAAGATAATGACTTAGTGAACATTAAATTTAAAGACAATGGAAAAGGTGTTGAATCATCTCAACTCTCTAAACTATTCGACCCATTCTTTACAACTAAGCGAGATCAAGGTGGTAGCGGCTTAGGTACGCATATTGTTTTTAACTTAGTAAAACAAACCCTATCAGGTGATATTGAGGTAAGTTCTAACTTAGGTGAAGGTTTAACTTATGATATTTCATTTCCAAAAAACATGCCTACTCCTATGAGTATTTTCACTGAGTAA